The following are encoded in a window of Streptomyces sp. 11x1 genomic DNA:
- the uppS gene encoding polyprenyl diphosphate synthase — MRRSTTWSGTRSAAGSAGRSGRERSALDAAYDECRHLVRTTRPTEYALMQLMPPTVRPACWALYAALASADDLLDSTEGTPEERSRRLQEWRTALEADLASGTSDDPVRLALTDAVWHWGLDPADLLGALDAVQGDEAREGVATWQEWRERAHAQNVSWPEQLMRMLVRSGLPVPVRLRDLPGFTRFVDGLFLADMLRDLPEDLDAGQVWFPTEVLDRHGVTRDELISRAWTPAVRRLVAHLVDQARQWLESSRRALRNTLPLGPAIVLDTAVELFGAELDAIERSGSAVLHRPVRVPRHTEWRIVGPARARAAVVWRLTLPPGRDDMPVRTAGGASAGGGAGDASAPGPLTGPERLVTRIAEPPLPPRPHRDGARPPAIAEAHLPRHVAIVMDGNGRWATGLGLPRDEGHRAGAVALRDVVQGALEIGLAHLTVYAFSTENWKRSPDEVSKLFAIMRAELLDGELLDHDVRLRWVGSPDGLPEDVVEVLRAQEHATRNRTGLTLNVCVNYGGRAELAQAGAALARAALAGEVDPARVSEQLFAAHLPHHALPDVDLLWRTSGEIRTSNFLPWHAHYAELHFTDQPWPEVDRRDLWSAVTAYTHRKRRKGAASADGAE, encoded by the coding sequence ATGCGTCGCAGCACCACGTGGTCCGGAACGCGGTCAGCTGCCGGATCCGCCGGGCGGTCCGGTCGAGAGCGGTCGGCCCTCGACGCCGCGTACGACGAGTGCCGCCACCTGGTCCGCACGACCCGGCCCACCGAGTACGCGCTCATGCAGCTGATGCCGCCGACGGTCCGCCCCGCGTGCTGGGCCCTGTACGCCGCTCTCGCCTCCGCCGACGACCTGCTCGACTCCACCGAGGGCACGCCGGAGGAGCGGAGCAGGCGGCTTCAGGAGTGGCGGACCGCGCTGGAGGCCGACCTGGCGAGCGGCACCAGCGACGACCCGGTACGACTCGCGCTGACCGACGCGGTCTGGCACTGGGGGCTCGACCCCGCGGATCTGCTGGGAGCCCTGGACGCCGTCCAGGGGGACGAGGCCCGCGAGGGTGTCGCGACCTGGCAGGAGTGGCGGGAGCGAGCCCACGCCCAGAACGTCAGCTGGCCCGAACAGTTGATGCGCATGCTGGTCCGCTCCGGACTGCCCGTCCCCGTGCGACTGCGCGACCTCCCGGGCTTCACCCGGTTCGTGGACGGTCTCTTCCTCGCCGACATGCTCCGCGACCTCCCCGAGGACCTTGACGCCGGGCAGGTGTGGTTCCCCACCGAGGTCCTCGACCGCCACGGTGTGACCCGGGACGAGCTGATCTCCCGCGCGTGGACCCCGGCCGTACGGCGGCTGGTCGCGCACCTCGTCGACCAGGCCCGGCAGTGGTTGGAGAGCTCCCGCCGGGCGCTGCGGAACACGCTGCCGCTGGGCCCCGCCATCGTGCTCGACACCGCGGTCGAACTCTTCGGCGCGGAGCTGGACGCGATCGAACGCTCCGGCTCGGCCGTCCTGCACCGCCCGGTACGCGTGCCCCGGCACACCGAGTGGCGGATCGTGGGCCCGGCCCGAGCCCGAGCCGCCGTGGTGTGGCGGCTGACGCTGCCGCCGGGCAGGGACGACATGCCGGTGCGGACGGCCGGAGGCGCGTCGGCCGGCGGCGGCGCCGGGGACGCCTCGGCTCCGGGCCCCCTCACCGGCCCCGAACGGCTCGTCACGCGGATCGCCGAACCGCCGCTGCCCCCGCGCCCGCACCGCGACGGCGCCCGCCCGCCGGCCATAGCCGAGGCGCACCTGCCCCGGCACGTGGCCATCGTCATGGACGGCAACGGACGCTGGGCCACCGGGCTCGGGCTGCCCCGCGACGAGGGCCACCGGGCCGGAGCGGTGGCCCTGCGCGACGTCGTCCAGGGCGCGCTGGAGATCGGCCTCGCCCATCTGACGGTCTACGCCTTCTCCACCGAGAACTGGAAGCGGTCGCCCGACGAGGTCTCCAAACTCTTCGCGATCATGCGCGCCGAGCTGCTCGACGGTGAACTGCTCGACCACGACGTACGACTGCGCTGGGTCGGCTCTCCCGACGGCCTCCCGGAGGACGTGGTGGAGGTCCTCCGCGCCCAGGAGCACGCCACCCGCAACCGTACCGGCCTCACGCTCAACGTCTGCGTCAACTACGGCGGCCGGGCCGAACTCGCCCAGGCGGGGGCGGCGTTGGCGCGTGCCGCGCTCGCGGGCGAGGTCGATCCCGCCCGGGTCTCCGAACAGCTCTTCGCCGCGCACCTGCCTCATCACGCCCTGCCCGACGTGGACCTCCTGTGGCGCACCAGCGGTGAGATCCGCACGTCCAACTTCCTGCCCTGGCACGCCCACTACGCGGAGCTCCACTTCACGGACCAGCCGTGGCCCGAGGTGGACCGCCGCGATCTGTGGTCCGCCGTCACGGCGTACACCCACCGCAAACGCCGCAAGGGGGCGGCGTCCGCCGACGGGGCCGAGTAA